Genomic segment of Populus nigra chromosome 6, ddPopNigr1.1, whole genome shotgun sequence:
ATTCCTAAACAGGTCTCTCCTGAAACAATTGAAGCAAAACCCGAGTCACAGAATCCCTCGGTTCTTACAGAAAACAACAGCAACGGGCTGTCTGCGATCAAGAATCAAAGAGGCAAAATCTGCATATTGTCTATTGATGGTGGTAGCAGTCTAAAAGGGATTATTTCAGGGAAAGCATTGGCTTATCTTGAAAACGCGTTGAAAGTGAAATCAGGCAATCCTGACGCCAGGATTgctgattattttgatgttgcaGCCGGAACTGGAATTGGCGGAATCTTCACGGCTATGCTTTTCGGCACCAAAGATCATAGCCGTCCGATTATGAAAGCTGAAGAGACTTGGAAGTTCTTAGCTGATCAGGGCAAGAAATTTTACACTTACGGAAATGGTGGGTTTTTCAAGCGGTTTTTCAGAGGTGGCGCAACCGGTTCAACAGCTGCTACAGCCGGTTTAGAGAAGGCCATGAAGGAGACTTTTTGTGATAAGGGCCGGAATTTGACTTTGAAAGATACTTTAAAGCCGGTTTTGATTCCTTGCTATGATCTTTCCAGCACGGCGccgtttttgttttcaagagcGGATGCATTGGAAACGGATAGTTTTGATTTCCGGCTTTGGGAGGTTTGTCGGGCTACATCTGCAGAACCGGGTTTGTTTGACCCGGTTTTAATGGGTTCCATTGACGGTCAGACCAGGTGTTT
This window contains:
- the LOC133697741 gene encoding patatin-like protein 6, yielding MEYNQSSEMQEPSIDTDKLSYEIFSILESKFLFGYDDQKLWIPKQVSPETIEAKPESQNPSVLTENNSNGLSAIKNQRGKICILSIDGGSSLKGIISGKALAYLENALKVKSGNPDARIADYFDVAAGTGIGGIFTAMLFGTKDHSRPIMKAEETWKFLADQGKKFYTYGNGGFFKRFFRGGATGSTAATAGLEKAMKETFCDKGRNLTLKDTLKPVLIPCYDLSSTAPFLFSRADALETDSFDFRLWEVCRATSAEPGLFDPVLMGSIDGQTRCLAVDGGLAMSNPAAAAITHVLHNKQEFPFVRGVEDLLVLSLGTGQILEVSYEYEQVKNWRAKQWARPMARISGDGSADSVDQAVAMAFGQCRSSNYVRIQANGSNLGRCGPNVDTDPSPNNVKMLIGIAEEMLKQKNVESVLFGGKRIGEQSNFEKLDWFAEQLVLEHQRRSCRIAPTVAFKQAAIKTT